The sequence GCGTGCGATTTCTCAGCTCGAATATGTTAGAGATGTCGAATCTTTTACCAGTGCAGGGCTGTCTCAGATTGCGGTGATATTAAAAGAAACCATACAAGCAGAACAACAACCTCAGGTATGGGATGAATTACGTCGTAAGGTGAATGATATTCAACCTAGAATGCCGCCGGGAGTGAACCCATCGCAAGTCATTGATGATTTTAGCGATGTATATGGCATTCTCTACAACATTACGAGTGATGAATACACTTATCGCGAACTGCAAAATTACGGTGAATATCTTCAGCGTGAGCTTCTTTCCATTCAAGGGGTAAAGAAGGTTAACTTGGCTGGGCTAGTCTCTGAACACATTGTGATTGAGATTGCCCAGCAAGATCTTAATACGTTGAATCTTGATCCTGCTTGGCTTTCTCGTTTGATTCAAAATCAGAATATGGTGTCTAACGGCGGTGATTTGCTACTTGATGGACAATCGATCCGAATCCATTCCTCTGGTGAGTTTAATGAAATTGAAGCGTTAAAGTCATTTAAATTTAGCCCGCCGGGAAGCAATGACCTGATCCAATTAGGTGATATCGCAGAGGTAAGCCGTCAGTTTCAGGATAAAGCTTATACCTTGTATCGTAGCAATGGTGAACAAGCCATTTCTCTTGGGATCTCGTTTGCGAACAGCGTCAATGTGGTTGATGTGAGTGAACGTGTCAGTAATAAATTGGCAGAACTCGATTTTTCTCGCCCAATCGGCATTGAATTAAACAAAGTGTACGACCAAGGCGATGCGGTTGATAAATCGGTATCTGACTTTGTGATGAGCCTAGTCGAAGCGGTATTGATTGTTATTGTCGTGCTGTTATTTGCGATGGGCTTGCGTTCAGGCATTTTAATGGGGGCTATTTTATTACTGACTATCCTCGGTACCTTCATTGGAATGAGTATTCTAGGCGTTGAGATTCAAATCATTTCACTTGGAGCTTTGATCATTGCACTGGGAATGTTGGTTGATAATGCGATAGTGATAACTGAAGGTGTCTTAATCGGCCTGAAACGTGGATTGACCAAACGTAAAGCCATTGAATCCGTTGTTAAACAGACCCAGTGGCCCCTGCTTGGTGCAACACTGATTGGTATTATTGCATTTGCCCCGATTGGCTTGTCTGCCGACGCAACGGGGGATTTCTTAGGGTCTTTATTCCAAGTATTAGCGATTTCTTTATTACTAAGTTGGGTGCTTGCTATTACGTTAACGGCGTTCTTCTGCGAACTGATGTTTAAAGAAGAAATCGCCGAAGGTGAGTCAGAGCATATCGATCCTTATCGAGGGTTGATATTTACCCTGTATCGCACGGTTCTTAATACCGCACTAAAAAACCGTATCGCGACTATGGTCATCACTCTGGTCTTGCTTATTTCTGCTGTGATCGGGTTTGGTTCTGTAAAACAAGCCTTTTTCCCGCCATCTAATACGCCAATTTTCTATGTGGATGTATGGCTGCAACAAGGCACAGACGTTCGTGAAACAGAACAACGCCTAGAGCAAATTGAACGTACCGTGAGCGGGTTTAATGACGTTCATAATGTCACGACCGTCGTAGGTTCGGGTGCTCAGCGATTTATTCTGACGTATGCACCTGAAAAATCATACAGCAGTTACGGACAATTGATTGTTGAAGCGAAAGATTTAGCCGCGATCGAAACGATGTTACCCCAGATGAAAGCAAGACTTGAAAGTCTACATCCGGATATTGATTTTAAGTTTAAGTTAATGGATTTGGGCCCTGCACCTGCCGCTAAAGTAGAAGCACGCTTTTATGGTGCGGATCCACTGGTGTTGAGACAACTTGCTGCTCAAGCGAGTGAGATCATGCGTAATGAGCCAAAAGCAACCGCAGTTCGTCACTCATGGCGAGAAAAAACTCAAGTGCTTGAACCGCAACTTGATGGTGCAGCAGCAAGGCGAGTTGGGATAACCAAGAGTGATCTTGATAGAACCTTGTTACGCAATTTAAATGGTGAGCAGATTGGCTTGTTCAGAGATGGCAGTCATATCATGCCGATTGTGATACGCGCGCCAGATGAAGAACGTTTTGATATCGACAGATTACCTGAGCTACAAGTGTGGAGCCAAGATCAAAGTCGTTATATCCCAATAACACAGGTCGTTTCCGACTTTAATTTAACGACGGAAGACTCTCTAATTGTTCGTCGTAACTTTAAACGCGTGATTTCCGTTATGGCCGATGTGACGCCATTTGGTGATGATACGGCTGAGTCTTTACGCCGTTTGGTCGCTCCTCAAATCGAAGCGATTGAACTCCCTCAAGGCTATCATTTTGAGTGGGGCGGTGAATATGAAAGTCAGCAAAAGGCTACCAACAACCTAATGGGTTCATTGCCAATGGGATACCTGATCATGTTCTTGATTACGGTATTGTTATTTAACACTATTCGTCAGCCTTTGGCGATTTGGTTGACGGTACCTCTGGCATTGATCGGTGTGAGTGCGGGCTTACTATTAATGAATATTCCGTTCTCGTTCACTGCATTACTAGGGCTATTGAGCTTATCAGGCATGATTGTGAAGAATGGTATTGTGCTGGTGGAGCAAATCAATATCGAAACCGACCAAGGTTCAAACCTTAACCGTGCGATTGTGGATGCGAGTGTGAGTCGTGTTCGACCTGTGTGCATGGCGGCAATTACTACCATGTTAGGTATGATCCCGTTGGTATTTGATGCCTTCTTCCAGTCGATGGCGGTGACCATTATATTCGGGCTTGGGTTTGCTACGTTACTAACATTAGTGGTGCTGCCTGTGATTTATGCCTTGCTGTATCGAGTAAGCTATCGTTAACACCTCAATGTTCAATACTTCTCATTAGGAAAGAACGTCCAGAGTTGTTCAAGATAAAGCTGATGCTAACAATGTTGGTATCAGCTTTTTCGTTTGTATTAGCTAGAAAAATGAACGATTTAGTACTCAAATTCGACCAAAGATACGTGTTGTTATCAATGTATCAATTG comes from Vibrio syngnathi and encodes:
- a CDS encoding efflux RND transporter permease subunit, with amino-acid sequence MNLTNYAIKNKVISWLVVVILLVGGVLSFRGLGQLEFPAFPIPQAMVNTTYPGASAMQVEEEVTLPLERAISQLEYVRDVESFTSAGLSQIAVILKETIQAEQQPQVWDELRRKVNDIQPRMPPGVNPSQVIDDFSDVYGILYNITSDEYTYRELQNYGEYLQRELLSIQGVKKVNLAGLVSEHIVIEIAQQDLNTLNLDPAWLSRLIQNQNMVSNGGDLLLDGQSIRIHSSGEFNEIEALKSFKFSPPGSNDLIQLGDIAEVSRQFQDKAYTLYRSNGEQAISLGISFANSVNVVDVSERVSNKLAELDFSRPIGIELNKVYDQGDAVDKSVSDFVMSLVEAVLIVIVVLLFAMGLRSGILMGAILLLTILGTFIGMSILGVEIQIISLGALIIALGMLVDNAIVITEGVLIGLKRGLTKRKAIESVVKQTQWPLLGATLIGIIAFAPIGLSADATGDFLGSLFQVLAISLLLSWVLAITLTAFFCELMFKEEIAEGESEHIDPYRGLIFTLYRTVLNTALKNRIATMVITLVLLISAVIGFGSVKQAFFPPSNTPIFYVDVWLQQGTDVRETEQRLEQIERTVSGFNDVHNVTTVVGSGAQRFILTYAPEKSYSSYGQLIVEAKDLAAIETMLPQMKARLESLHPDIDFKFKLMDLGPAPAAKVEARFYGADPLVLRQLAAQASEIMRNEPKATAVRHSWREKTQVLEPQLDGAAARRVGITKSDLDRTLLRNLNGEQIGLFRDGSHIMPIVIRAPDEERFDIDRLPELQVWSQDQSRYIPITQVVSDFNLTTEDSLIVRRNFKRVISVMADVTPFGDDTAESLRRLVAPQIEAIELPQGYHFEWGGEYESQQKATNNLMGSLPMGYLIMFLITVLLFNTIRQPLAIWLTVPLALIGVSAGLLLMNIPFSFTALLGLLSLSGMIVKNGIVLVEQINIETDQGSNLNRAIVDASVSRVRPVCMAAITTMLGMIPLVFDAFFQSMAVTIIFGLGFATLLTLVVLPVIYALLYRVSYR